A DNA window from Polynucleobacter sp. AP-Titi-500A-B4 contains the following coding sequences:
- the ychF gene encoding redox-regulated ATPase YchF — MSLKCGIVGLPNVGKSTLFNALTKAGIAAENYPFCTIEPNVGVVEVPDPRLAALAEIVKPERILPAAVEFVDIAGLVAGASKGEGLGNQFLANIRETDAITHVVRCFEDPNVIHVAGKIDPIADIGVIDTELALSDLATVEKTLNRSSKAAKSGNDKEAAALVAVLTKVQAHLDSALPVRSLNLSDDEKLLIKPLCLITAKPAMYVANVKEDGFENNPHLEAVRQHAAKEKAPVVAVCAAIEAEIADLDDADKTEFLADLGMDEPGLDRVIRAGYALLGLHTYFTAGVKEVRAWTIHQGDTAPQAAGVIHTDFERGFIRAQTISYDDFIQFKGESGAKEAGKMRAEGKEYVVKDGDVLNFLFNV; from the coding sequence ATGTCTTTGAAATGTGGCATCGTCGGCCTGCCTAACGTCGGCAAATCTACCCTCTTTAATGCGCTTACCAAGGCTGGAATCGCAGCGGAAAACTATCCTTTCTGCACGATCGAGCCTAATGTGGGTGTTGTCGAGGTTCCTGACCCCCGTCTTGCTGCTTTGGCCGAGATCGTGAAGCCTGAGCGCATACTGCCTGCTGCAGTCGAATTTGTCGATATTGCGGGATTGGTTGCGGGCGCCTCAAAAGGTGAGGGCCTCGGCAATCAATTCTTGGCCAATATTCGGGAAACTGACGCTATTACCCATGTGGTGCGTTGTTTTGAAGATCCGAATGTCATTCACGTCGCAGGCAAGATTGATCCTATCGCAGATATCGGCGTGATTGATACTGAGCTAGCGCTATCTGATTTAGCGACTGTTGAGAAAACGCTCAACCGTTCAAGTAAAGCCGCCAAATCTGGTAATGATAAAGAAGCGGCTGCTTTAGTTGCAGTGCTCACTAAAGTGCAGGCACATTTGGATTCTGCGCTACCCGTGCGCAGCTTGAATTTAAGTGATGATGAAAAACTTTTAATTAAGCCTTTGTGCTTAATTACCGCTAAGCCTGCAATGTATGTGGCTAACGTGAAAGAGGATGGGTTTGAAAACAATCCTCACCTTGAAGCGGTTAGACAGCATGCCGCTAAAGAGAAGGCTCCTGTAGTGGCTGTATGCGCGGCTATTGAAGCGGAGATTGCGGATTTAGATGATGCCGATAAAACTGAGTTCTTGGCTGACTTAGGTATGGATGAGCCGGGTCTTGATCGCGTCATTCGTGCAGGCTATGCATTGTTAGGCCTGCATACCTATTTCACTGCAGGCGTGAAAGAAGTACGTGCTTGGACTATTCATCAAGGCGATACTGCTCCTCAAGCTGCCGGTGTAATTCATACGGACTTTGAGCGTGGCTTTATTCGTGCGCAAACCATCTCTTACGATGACTTCATTCAATTTAAGGGTGAGTCTGGCGCAAAAGAGGCCGGCAAGATGCGCGCCGAAGGTAAAGAGTATGTTGTTAAGGATGGAGATGTCTTGAACTTCTTGTTCAATGTTTAA